The following are encoded in a window of Rubellicoccus peritrichatus genomic DNA:
- a CDS encoding DUF4190 domain-containing protein, whose amino-acid sequence MAIQNPNSLPPVLPSQPDNSRLCKMGIGSLVLSVLGIMSFGVTAIFGIIFGHVAHSRIKKSNGMLRGKFYAVTALILGYGFVAMNAFVLYNIVNHVKKSPNEKFTLSTSHPPVFRNYQTAGQSTTIDGITVYQFQTAGSKPGERMQLRVYLPAGSDTAKPHSLPCVLVAPAGTNLLSGASLGPLDDTAYHDEALPYAKSGLVTVLYSIDGAEEDFEVELEGRDADSREMALMERQYDAFKDAKAGLLNSRNALEFVLSQLPMVDDTEIYAAGHSSAGTLALLFAMHEPRLAGCLAYAPCVDVTAFHEEIINEPFVSIILPGVKTFLQRSSPITHVDQLGCPLFFFHAADDGIVTRESIQPFITKAQSLPNGPEVTVELPDSGDHYYSMIDQGIPSGIEWIQSRVKTEERK is encoded by the coding sequence ATGGCCATTCAAAATCCCAACAGTCTTCCTCCGGTTTTACCGTCTCAGCCTGACAATTCGCGGTTGTGCAAAATGGGGATCGGTAGCTTGGTGCTCAGTGTGCTGGGGATAATGTCATTTGGGGTGACCGCCATCTTTGGGATCATCTTTGGGCATGTGGCACACAGTCGGATCAAGAAATCGAACGGAATGCTGCGCGGTAAATTCTATGCGGTAACAGCCCTGATCCTCGGCTACGGATTCGTTGCGATGAATGCCTTCGTGCTCTACAACATTGTGAATCATGTAAAGAAAAGCCCCAATGAGAAGTTCACACTGAGTACGAGCCATCCTCCCGTTTTCAGGAATTATCAAACGGCTGGACAATCGACGACGATTGACGGCATTACTGTGTATCAGTTCCAAACAGCGGGCTCAAAGCCAGGCGAGCGTATGCAACTGCGTGTTTATCTGCCAGCAGGCAGTGATACGGCAAAACCACATTCACTACCGTGTGTGCTGGTTGCGCCAGCGGGAACAAACCTGCTCTCGGGCGCCAGCCTCGGGCCGTTGGATGACACAGCTTATCATGATGAAGCCTTGCCCTACGCAAAGTCTGGCCTGGTGACTGTGCTGTATTCGATTGATGGCGCAGAGGAAGATTTCGAAGTCGAATTGGAAGGGAGAGATGCAGACTCCCGGGAAATGGCCTTAATGGAACGACAGTATGATGCTTTTAAAGACGCAAAGGCTGGACTACTCAATAGCCGCAATGCTCTGGAGTTCGTATTATCCCAACTACCGATGGTTGATGATACGGAGATATATGCAGCGGGGCACAGCTCGGCCGGAACGCTCGCTTTGTTATTTGCCATGCATGAACCCAGGCTGGCGGGCTGCCTCGCCTATGCGCCCTGTGTCGATGTCACCGCATTTCATGAAGAGATAATCAACGAGCCATTCGTGAGTATCATCCTGCCCGGGGTGAAAACCTTTCTCCAGAGAAGCTCTCCGATCACCCATGTCGATCAACTTGGGTGCCCATTATTTTTCTTCCATGCGGCCGATGACGGCATCGTTACCCGCGAATCGATTCAGCCTTTCATCACAAAAGCGCAATCCTTACCCAATGGCCCAGAGGTCACGGTGGAGCTACCGGATAGCGGAGACCACTATTATTCAATGATTGATCAAGGCATACCGTCGGGCATCGAATGGATTCAAAGCCGCGTGAAGACTGAAGAGAGAAAGTAA
- a CDS encoding glycoside hydrolase family 13 protein encodes MTITTLALFSVMTAVADQPESVENVPAWSEGVVWYQIFPERFRNGDPSNDPTRDSLEWPINAGSNWEVSSWTADWYSRLPWEEELSDDFYGSVLDRRFGGDMQGVIDKLDYIKELGITAIYFNPVFFARSLHKYDGNSFHHIDPFFGPDPAGDFELMMTETSDPETWHWTAADKLFLEMVKQAHDRGIRVIIDGVWNHTGRDFFAFRDLMDNQEDSPYVDWYIVRTFDDPETARNEFDYESWWGFKSLPIFADTADGNDQHAEPKAYIFAATKRWMDPNDDGDPSDGIDGWRLDVAEEVPAGFWRDWNAYVREINPEAYTSAEVWGNARHFLEEAGFSASMNYYGFASPVKAWMIDDAIPTTEFAKMLKDRLESYPYAQALALQNLMDSHDTQRVTSAIINRLEPGEKYQDPGGYDYDNQNRVSSRGYDDYDSGAPDESDLRILRMIALMQAAYPGSPMVYYGTEAGMWGGDDPDDRMPMIWEDLEYDPMVNHPRKGKFDEPQIVEFNPDLYGQFSNAFGVRAQSDALKTGAYKQLEVDDKSKVFGFERTLGDERIVAYFNRSSKEATITIDGENLNSPAILAGTDAGASLSGLASDYQLTLPAVSAVIIGDPVEQSMEEVAVISE; translated from the coding sequence ATGACGATTACTACGCTTGCCCTGTTTTCGGTGATGACCGCTGTCGCCGACCAACCTGAATCTGTTGAAAACGTTCCAGCCTGGTCCGAGGGCGTGGTCTGGTATCAGATTTTTCCCGAACGCTTTCGCAATGGCGACCCGTCTAATGACCCAACTCGCGACTCACTCGAGTGGCCGATCAATGCGGGATCGAACTGGGAGGTTTCCAGTTGGACTGCCGACTGGTATTCTCGTCTGCCCTGGGAGGAGGAGCTGAGTGATGACTTTTACGGATCGGTACTCGACCGTCGTTTTGGTGGCGATATGCAGGGCGTGATCGACAAGCTCGATTACATTAAAGAACTTGGCATTACAGCGATCTACTTCAACCCGGTTTTCTTTGCCCGTTCTCTGCACAAATACGACGGAAATAGTTTTCACCATATCGATCCTTTCTTTGGCCCGGATCCAGCAGGCGACTTTGAGCTTATGATGACGGAGACATCTGATCCGGAAACCTGGCATTGGACAGCTGCGGACAAGCTTTTCCTAGAAATGGTGAAACAGGCACATGATCGCGGGATTCGTGTTATCATTGATGGGGTCTGGAATCATACAGGACGTGACTTTTTTGCATTTCGCGACCTGATGGATAACCAGGAGGATTCCCCTTACGTTGACTGGTATATTGTTCGCACGTTTGACGACCCTGAGACGGCGAGAAATGAATTCGACTACGAATCCTGGTGGGGGTTTAAAAGCCTTCCAATCTTTGCAGATACTGCAGATGGCAATGACCAGCATGCCGAACCCAAGGCTTATATCTTTGCCGCCACCAAGCGCTGGATGGATCCGAATGATGACGGTGATCCGAGCGACGGTATCGACGGTTGGCGTTTGGATGTTGCTGAGGAAGTTCCAGCAGGTTTCTGGCGTGACTGGAATGCATATGTCCGCGAAATCAACCCCGAGGCCTACACTTCTGCCGAGGTCTGGGGTAATGCTCGTCATTTTCTTGAAGAAGCAGGCTTCTCAGCCTCGATGAATTACTACGGTTTTGCCAGCCCGGTGAAGGCATGGATGATTGATGATGCCATCCCGACTACAGAATTTGCTAAAATGCTGAAAGATCGTCTCGAATCCTATCCTTACGCGCAGGCTTTGGCTTTGCAGAACTTGATGGATTCGCACGATACACAGCGCGTTACCTCGGCAATTATCAATCGGCTGGAACCGGGCGAGAAGTATCAGGATCCCGGGGGTTACGATTATGACAATCAGAACCGCGTCAGCTCGCGTGGCTATGATGACTATGATTCCGGTGCCCCCGACGAATCGGATCTCCGCATCCTGCGTATGATTGCCCTGATGCAGGCCGCCTACCCAGGTTCGCCCATGGTTTACTATGGAACAGAAGCGGGTATGTGGGGTGGTGATGACCCGGATGATCGCATGCCGATGATTTGGGAGGACCTTGAGTATGACCCCATGGTCAATCATCCGCGAAAGGGCAAGTTCGACGAGCCGCAGATTGTCGAATTCAATCCGGATTTATATGGTCAGTTTTCAAATGCCTTTGGCGTGCGAGCTCAAAGTGATGCCCTTAAAACTGGTGCCTATAAACAGCTCGAAGTTGATGATAAAAGCAAGGTTTTCGGCTTCGAACGCACACTGGGAGACGAACGCATTGTGGCTTACTTTAACCGCAGTTCCAAAGAGGCAACGATCACTATTGATGGGGAGAATTTGAACAGCCCGGCCATCCTTGCTGGTACTGATGCTGGTGCATCGCTTTCCGGCCTTGCCTCAGATTATCAGTTAACTCTCCCAGCTGTGTCGGCAGTCATCATTGGTGATCCGGTCGAACAAAGTATGGAAGAAGTCGCTGTCATCAGCGAGTAG